The genomic interval AGTAATCGGGACCGATGGAGAATTCAAAAATCATCTGAGACGCGATCGTATCCACGGACATTCCCGCTTCTCGAAGTTGTTGTACATACTCCGCTCCAGCGGATAACGTGAAGGCCAATTCTTCGGAGATCGTGGAACCCGCGTCTCGAAAGCTGGAAGAATCAACGCTGAGTCCTCGGAAATGCGGCCAAGAAGAAGCGAATGATTCTAAGATTTCCTTGAGCGCGGAAATCGAATGTTTTCCCGATCTTCCGTGTTTGAGAAGAATCCGAAACGGGTCATAGCCGAGTCCGCCTACGAGAACCTTTCCTTTCGGAAGCCAAGAGAAAATTTCAGGAGATCTTTCTTCCGCGATAAAATGAAGAGTGACTTGATCGAAAGGAAGTCCGTCGATCAGAGCTTCCAAATCCTTGGAAGAATTTACCGGGATTCCTCTTTGCGGAGAAGTTTTGTTTTCGATGATAAATCCGATTGCGGTCACGCCGTTTTTCGCGGCGTCTTTTGCGAGACGATTCGCCTCGGCGATGGAAGAAGAATCAAAGTCCTGACGGATGCTCCAGTCTTGAACGAGCTTTCTTGTGGATCTCGCGAAAGGAAACGTCCCCGGAAGATTAGATGTCAGCCATTGTTTGTCTGCGATATCTTCCTTTGTATAAACGGGTTGGATCTTAAATCCTTCCGTAGTTTCCCAAACCAGTTTTTTCTCAAAGTCCGCGCCCTTGAGATCTTTTTGGATGACCGCCATCCACGCTTCCCGAGTGACCGGGGGGAAGTCGGTAAATAATTTCTCGTTTGCCATTTTGAATGTTTCTCTTTTTTGAAAAGGCCCTACAAAGTTCTCTTTCTAGGGAACCTTGCAAAACCCTGGTGTAAAGTCAAAAACCCATTCTCAATTTCCCTTTTTGGTTTTGAGGTAGTGGGGAACGGACGCCAAAATCGAAAGTGTAAGAGTTCCTACGATCACTCCTAAGGACACAAGGATCGGGATATGAACCTCGTATCCGAAAACGTAAGGTGAAAAAAGAGGAAGAAGAAGTTTTACTCCTACGAAAGCGAGCAAGACACTCACTCCTTTTTTGAGAAACACGAACAGTTCCATCACACCCGAAAGCATAAAGTAGAGGGAACGAAGTCCGAGGATCGCAAAGATATTCGAAGTATATACGATAAACGCGTCGGTCGTGATCGAAAAGATCGCCGGGATCGAATCCAAGGCGAACATGATATCGCTGAACTCGACGACGAGCAACGTGATGAAGGTGGAAGTAAAAAGATAGTTTCCGTGTTCCTTGACTACGAACTTTTCCGGGTGATGCGCGTGTGTCATCGGAAGAAACTTCTTCGCAAACTTGATGATCGGAGAAGATTCGGGATGAAAGTCTTCCTCTTCTTCCTTATGAACATACATCTTCACGGCGGTGTAAAGAAGAAGAATTCCGAAAAGATATAGGATCCAACTGAAAACGGAAATGAGTTCCGCGCCGACAAAAATCATAAAGGCTCGAAAGATCAAAGCTCCGATGATTCCCCATTTTAAAATCAGAGGTTGATACTGAGGAGTGATCCGGAACTTCTGAAAGACCATGATAAAGACGAAGAGATTGTCCACGGAAAGAGAGTATTCTAAAAGATAACCGGTGATGAATTCGAGGGCTTTTGTTTTTCCCGCATCCGGATCGTTCGGGCCGTGATCCATAACGTAGATCAGAATGCTAAACGAAATCGCGAGACTGAACCAGAAAAGAGACCAATAAACCGATTCTCGGAGAGGAATTTTATGGGCTCGTTTGTTGAGAACAAAGAGATCGAGATAGATGAGAAGTCCTAAAACCACCGTAAAGATTCCAATCAGCGTCAATTCTCCGGAGTTTACTTGGTTCATTTATCCCTCTTGTTTTTCCCGATTCTGGATGACAGAATCCAGGCTCTGTACAAAATTACAATCCCAATTCCCAAGAAGAAGGTTCAGATGATTTTACTGTTATTCTCCGTTGCTTCCCTCGCACATTTGCTCGCAATCTACTTTGCGCCGGGAGAAATCGCACTCAAGCTGGGAACAAAAATTGTTCCGATTCTTATCTTAATTTTTTTCTCTCTCTTCGAAGGAAACTGGAAAGATCGCTCCGGAAAATACATCTTCATCGGTTTGATCTTCTCGCTTTTTGGGGATACGTTCTTGGCTCTTCCCGGAAACTACTTTGTTTTCGGACTCGGCTCCTTCCTCGTCGCACAAGTTTTGTATTCGATTGGATTTTCGGTCGGAAATCCGGTACACATCGTACGGTTGATTCCTTATCTTATATTCGGAATTTTATTCTACACTTGGATTCTTCCCGGAATGAACGGGGCCTTATACGTGCCGGTCGCGGTCTATGTCAGCGCGATCTGCGTGATGGGTTGGAGGGCTTCTTCCAGAGAATGTCCAAAGCCCGAATATTGGAAATCCTTCTTCGGTTCTTTGATCTTCATCGGTTCGGACAGCTTGATTGCAATGGGAAAGTTCTTGTCGCTTCCGATTCCTTGGATTGGAGTTTGGATTATGCTAACATATTATGCGGCGCAATTTCTGATCTATGAATCCGTGGAAGAAAATTAAATAATTATTGATTCAGTCTGTAACATAACTAAGATAGCAAAGATATCGGGAGAATCTTTATTATGAATATTAAACCCTTAAAAGAAACGACATTTTTAGAAGCGGTAGCCGCCGCGATCCAACACGAAAAGGATTACTTCGAGTTTTACATGAGCACTTACGAAAAACTTCCTCCCGGAAACACAAAAGAGCTTTTTGAAAGACTCGCAGAAGAAGTCGACGATCATATCAAATTCATTACGGAATTGTACGAACAAGCCGAAGGTTCCGAACTTCCGAATTTAAAACAACTCACCGCGATTCATAAGTTTCACGATTCCACTCTTCAGAGAATGATGAACAAGGTGGAAAGAACCATTTCTGGACCGGGAAGTAAGGACGCACACGAGGCGCTCGAACTCGCGATTCGGGAAGCGGAGAATAGTGTTTCCTTTTATGAGAAACTTGCAAACAAGTTCGAGGACGTGAACATCAAGTCTCTCTTCACCAAATTGAAAGATTACAATAACAACTACCAATCCCTTCTGGAAACGGAATTGAACGGACTCGATCAATCCGGCTCCGGACAAGGAACGTTTTTCTGGGACGAACAAGCCGAGGAAGTAGCCAAGGCGGAGACAAAACCGACGAAGAGTTCTTCGGCTCCGAAAAAAACGAAGGCTCCCGTTGCAAAACCCGCGCCTACGGCAAAACCGGCTCCGACTCCAACCGCAAAAAAAGCGGTAGCGCCAGCTCCTAAAAAATCAGCGAGCAAACCCGTAGCGAAGAAGGCCGCGCCGAAGAAAAAATCTGCCGTCAAAAAAGCGGCGGCAAAACCGAAAAAAACGGTGAAGAAATCCGTTCCCAAAAAAGCGGCTCCCAAGAAAAAGTTAGCGCCGAAAAAGAAAACTTCTGCGAAGGCAAAGAAAAAAAGGTAAACGATAAGAATGCAGTCCGCCGCGATTACAGATTGGAAGGAAATCCAAGATCTTTATCCTGTGAATCAGGAAATGATCTGGTTGAACAATTGCGGAACCACTCCTTGCAATTCAGAGACGATTCAGACGGTTCAAGAATATTTGGAAGGTTACGCCAAAAAAGGCGTATTGACCGATGTTCGAAAATACGGAAACGTAAAACATTCGATTCGAAAGATCGTGGCCGGACTGATCCACTGCGATCCGGAAGAACTTTGCGTTATACACAACACGAACGAAGGAATGAACTTTCTTTCGCTCGGATTTCGTCTCAAGGCAGGAGATGAAATTCTTCTTTTAGAAAACGAATATCCGAGCAATATCTATCCTTGGGAACACTGGAAAGAAAAAGGAGTAAATATCGGAACCATTCCGATGGCAAATACTCCGGATCAATTTCTGGACAATCTCAAGGCCGCGGTTTCTTCTCAAACGAAAATCGTTTCTCTTTCCGCCGTTCACTGGTGCACGGGAATGCCGTTTCCTTTGGAGGAAATCGGAAACTTCTTGGATTCGAAAGGAATCGACTTCGTTCTCGACGGAGCACAGGGAGTCGGCATGGTTCCGATCGACGTAAGAAAGATGAAACTGAAATACATAGCCTTTCCCGCCTGGAAATGGCTTCTTGGTCCGTTAGGACTCGGAATGTTGTACATCCAACAAGATAAGATCGATACGTTAGCATTTCCTTTCAAAGGAACCGGCTCCGTTATTAACGACGAGGTTTATTTGCCTTATCGCTCGGAACTCAAACCGGGAGCGGATCGGTATGAAATCTCGAGCGGGAACTTTCTGGATTGGGTTTACTTTCAATCCACGCTTGAGATGCTTCAGAAAATCGGCTTTCATACGGTGATGGAAAGAATCTACGAACTCGCCGATTATCTTTCGGAAGGAATGAAAGGAATCGGATTCCAGATTGAACTCGATCATTTCCCGGATTACAGAACCGGAATCGTAGTCGGATATAAGGAAGGAATTTCGATGGAGGATCTTGTTTCCTATCTCAAGAAGAATGGTGTGATGTGCGCCCTTCGTCTCGGGAAGGTTCGTTTTTCCCCTCATATCTACAATCGAAAAGACCAACTGGATCGTGTTGTAGAATTGATCGCTAATTTCTCCTAAAGGAAAGAACGGAACGTTTTTTCGAGTTTCGAAAAGTGGAAACTCTTACGAAGATCTTCCGAGGAATTCGGATTCCGTATTGTGAGTCGGCATTTTTTTCGAAAGAAAAGTTGTGGGAACTCTTACAAAATCTCGCAAGGAAGAATCGGCCGGAACGTGAGAAACGGATCACTTCGATGGATTTTGTAGGAGCTCCTCTGTTCCATTTCCTTTCTCTGAAGATTCTCTTCGAGGTTGCAGGGACAAGTTCGAAAGGGGCGGCTCGTGGAACGATTCAATCGAGAACTTTTCAGAGAAAAGATGGAAAGAAGAACGTTCGTTTGAGAATTTTCAAACCGTTTCAAAGGACTGTCTCCCGGAAATTGTAGGAGCTATTACAATAAATCGTTCGGTTCCTTGTGGTGAATTCTAAGATTGAAAAAGCAAAAGAAATTCTTCCCTCACGTTTAGAAAACGAAACAAAGAATCATCCTTAGGAAGTTAAAAATCCATTGGCAACAAACAAATTTCAAAAAATCAGCGAGATCGGAACTCTTTTGTTTCCGGTCTGGGTTCTGAGCGGTTCGATTCTTTCCTTTTTTTATCCGCAGTGGTTTACCTGGTTCACGGGTCCTTGGATCACTTACGGTCTCGGTGTAACGATGCTCGGAATGGGAATCACACTTTTACCGCAAGACTTCAAAGACGTTTTCAAAACGCCGATTCCGGTTTTTGCAGGAGTGATTTTACAATACACCGTGATGCCCCTTTCCGGATGGGGAATCGGAATTCTTCTCGATCTACCGACCCCGCTCGCGACCGGGCTCATTGTCGTGTCCTGTTGCCCGGGTGGGGTGGCGTCTAACGTGATCACGTATCTCGCCAAAGGAGATCTGGCGCTTTCGGTTTCGATGACCGCGTCTTCCACGATTCTTTCCGTCTTTATGACTCCCATTCTTACCTTGCTCTTGATCGGGCAGGGCGTACAAGCATCCG from Leptospira stimsonii carries:
- a CDS encoding TerC family protein; translation: MNQVNSGELTLIGIFTVVLGLLIYLDLFVLNKRAHKIPLRESVYWSLFWFSLAISFSILIYVMDHGPNDPDAGKTKALEFITGYLLEYSLSVDNLFVFIMVFQKFRITPQYQPLILKWGIIGALIFRAFMIFVGAELISVFSWILYLFGILLLYTAVKMYVHKEEEEDFHPESSPIIKFAKKFLPMTHAHHPEKFVVKEHGNYLFTSTFITLLVVEFSDIMFALDSIPAIFSITTDAFIVYTSNIFAILGLRSLYFMLSGVMELFVFLKKGVSVLLAFVGVKLLLPLFSPYVFGYEVHIPILVSLGVIVGTLTLSILASVPHYLKTKKGN
- a CDS encoding lysoplasmalogenase encodes the protein MILLLFSVASLAHLLAIYFAPGEIALKLGTKIVPILILIFFSLFEGNWKDRSGKYIFIGLIFSLFGDTFLALPGNYFVFGLGSFLVAQVLYSIGFSVGNPVHIVRLIPYLIFGILFYTWILPGMNGALYVPVAVYVSAICVMGWRASSRECPKPEYWKSFFGSLIFIGSDSLIAMGKFLSLPIPWIGVWIMLTYYAAQFLIYESVEEN
- a CDS encoding ferritin-like domain-containing protein, whose product is MNIKPLKETTFLEAVAAAIQHEKDYFEFYMSTYEKLPPGNTKELFERLAEEVDDHIKFITELYEQAEGSELPNLKQLTAIHKFHDSTLQRMMNKVERTISGPGSKDAHEALELAIREAENSVSFYEKLANKFEDVNIKSLFTKLKDYNNNYQSLLETELNGLDQSGSGQGTFFWDEQAEEVAKAETKPTKSSSAPKKTKAPVAKPAPTAKPAPTPTAKKAVAPAPKKSASKPVAKKAAPKKKSAVKKAAAKPKKTVKKSVPKKAAPKKKLAPKKKTSAKAKKKR
- a CDS encoding aminotransferase class V-fold PLP-dependent enzyme, which gives rise to MQSAAITDWKEIQDLYPVNQEMIWLNNCGTTPCNSETIQTVQEYLEGYAKKGVLTDVRKYGNVKHSIRKIVAGLIHCDPEELCVIHNTNEGMNFLSLGFRLKAGDEILLLENEYPSNIYPWEHWKEKGVNIGTIPMANTPDQFLDNLKAAVSSQTKIVSLSAVHWCTGMPFPLEEIGNFLDSKGIDFVLDGAQGVGMVPIDVRKMKLKYIAFPAWKWLLGPLGLGMLYIQQDKIDTLAFPFKGTGSVINDEVYLPYRSELKPGADRYEISSGNFLDWVYFQSTLEMLQKIGFHTVMERIYELADYLSEGMKGIGFQIELDHFPDYRTGIVVGYKEGISMEDLVSYLKKNGVMCALRLGKVRFSPHIYNRKDQLDRVVELIANFS
- a CDS encoding bile acid:sodium symporter family protein; its protein translation is MATNKFQKISEIGTLLFPVWVLSGSILSFFYPQWFTWFTGPWITYGLGVTMLGMGITLLPQDFKDVFKTPIPVFAGVILQYTVMPLSGWGIGILLDLPTPLATGLIVVSCCPGGVASNVITYLAKGDLALSVSMTASSTILSVFMTPILTLLLIGQGVQASAGGLFFDTFQVVILPVALGVLLNSYIPKFSKKIQIVSPLIAVILITMIVSSILGAGREKIIQSAGILILGVVSLHASGFFFGYVLSWLLIRNRKTARTISIEVGMQNSGLGVVLSRNNFPDPLVAIPAAISSLVHSLLGSILAAFWRRSDGEK